The following proteins are encoded in a genomic region of Zea mays cultivar B73 chromosome 9, Zm-B73-REFERENCE-NAM-5.0, whole genome shotgun sequence:
- the LOC103640109 gene encoding benzyl alcohol O-benzoyltransferase: MACVPSVTTTFPVRRGERQLVSPARPTPYEFKMLSDIDDQDVLRFYRSGAFFYRSSASKAGLDPAKVIRSALSEALVHFYPLAGRFRELRPTRKLVVECTGEGVVFVEADADVRMDDLGDSLAPPVPCSDKLLCEPESPTADVIDRPLLYVQVTRLTCGGFVFGFQICHCIADGTGIVQFLTTLTEFARGVPGAPTLCRRPFRYALQLLAEAKARASREGYVQSVAGFNAARRRPPFPKARTYLISDVTNAGLLAVDFGWGRPVYGGPATIMLASFHQEGRNEAGEPGILVPIRLPASAMERLKQNVRKELAGAHVDDVETAADETNSNMHGGGVLAKL; the protein is encoded by the exons ATGGCTTGTGTGCCTTCCGTCACCACAACCTTCCCCGTCCGGCGAGGTGAGCGGCAGCTCGTGTCCCCCGCGAGGCCGACGCCCTACGAGTTCAAGATGCTCTCCGACATCGACGACCAGGACGTGCTCCGCTTCTACCGTTCCGGCGCCTTCTTCTACCGGAGCAGCGCCTCCAAGGCGGGGCTTGACCCCGCGAAGGTGATCCGGTCGGCGCTGTCGGAGGCGCTCGTGCACTTCTACCCGCTCGCCGGCCGGTTCCGCGAGCTCCGGCCCACGAGGAAGCTCGTGGTGGAGTGCACCGGCGAGGGGGTCGTGTTTGTGGAGGCCGACGCGGACGTCCGGATGGATGACCTCGGAGACTCCCTTGCGCCGCCCGTGCCGTGCTCTGACAAGCTGCTGTGCGAACCCGAGTCCCCCACAGCAGATGTAATCGATCGTCCCCTGCTCTATGTTCAGGTGACGCGACTGACGTGTGGTGGCTTCGTCTTCGGCTTCCAGATATGCCACTGCATAGCCGACGGAACCGGGATTGTCCAGTTCCTGACCACGCTAACCGAGTTCGCACGGGGCGTGCCCGGCGCGCCCACC CTCTGCCGCAGGCCCTTCCGCTACGCGCTGCAGCTGCTGGCGGAGGCCAAGGCCCGGGCGTCGCGGGAAGGCTACGTGCAGTCGGTGGCCGGCTTCAACGCGGCGCGCAGGAGGCCGCCGTTCCCCAAGGCGCGGACGTACCTCATCTCCGACGTTACTAACGCGGGGCTGCTGGCGGTGGACTTCGGCTGGGGGAGGCCAGTGTACGGAGGGCCGGCCACCATAATGCTGGCCTCGTTCCACCAGGAGGGGAGAAACGAGGCCGGTGAGCCAGGAATCCTCGTGCCGATAAGGCTGCCGGCTTCAGCCATGGAGAGGCTAAAGCAAAACGTCAGGAAGGAGCTGGCGGGCGCACACGTTGACGACGTAGAAACGGCTGCGGACGAGACAAACTCAAACATGCATGGGGGCGGTGTTTTGGCCAAACTCTAG